Proteins co-encoded in one Waddlia chondrophila WSU 86-1044 genomic window:
- a CDS encoding tRNA (cytidine(34)-2'-O)-methyltransferase, translating to MVKVVLYQPQIPQNTGNIVRTCSVTGSDLYLVAPLGFQITDRWLKRAGLDYWEGVNMQVLENLEEVLESQQTPFYFFSSHAKRPYSKISFTTDDWLVFGSETHGLPKTFVEKWPEKFISLPMIEGKRCLNLATSVGIAVYEAYRQNQFNFFKGD from the coding sequence ATGGTAAAAGTCGTCTTATATCAACCTCAAATTCCACAGAATACCGGAAATATCGTCCGTACATGTTCTGTCACAGGGAGCGACCTCTATCTGGTCGCCCCCTTAGGCTTTCAAATCACAGACCGTTGGTTAAAAAGAGCCGGGCTAGATTATTGGGAAGGTGTGAACATGCAAGTATTGGAAAATTTAGAAGAAGTATTAGAATCTCAGCAAACGCCTTTCTATTTTTTCTCCAGCCATGCAAAGCGACCCTATAGCAAAATTTCTTTCACAACTGACGACTGGCTGGTTTTTGGCTCAGAAACACACGGACTGCCCAAAACGTTTGTGGAAAAATGGCCAGAGAAGTTTATCTCCCTCCCAATGATTGAAGGGAAAAGATGCTTAAATTTAGCGACTTCTGTCGGCATCGCCGTCTATGAAGCGTACCGACAGAATCAATTCAACTTTTTCAAGGGCGACTAA
- the aspS gene encoding aspartate--tRNA ligase: MFDYRRTHNCGTLRKSDVERSVTLSGWVHRRRDHGGLIFIDLRDRFGITQLVFNPETRPELFSNAEKLRSEWVISVKGTVIPRAEGMANPRLETGEIEVDIHEMEVLSKANTPPFSICDDFIEANEEIRLKYRYLDIRRGKIKDHLVLRHKVMQTVRNVLNCQEFIEISTPILGKSTPEGARDYLVPSRIHPGTFYALPQSPQLFKQLLMVAGMDRYFQIAPCFRDEDLRADRQPEFTQIDIEMSFGTPEDLLNIIEEMVKKIFKDCLGLEIKIPFRRLPYKDCMDRFGTDRPDTRFGMELSTINDIAKRSEFSVFKNQLDNGGTIKAICVKGGAEISRREIEQYTNFVGRLGIKGLAWMKMQEGALASNIVKFFSPELQKELIERLQVDEGDLIFMIGDSVELVNQGLDHLRRKIAQDRKLAADDHLDFLWVTDFPLFGKDAETGRLESLHHPFTSPHVEDMHLLDSDPLHVRSYGYDLVLNGYEIGGGSQRIHDQSLQKKIFDLLQITPEEQNEKFGFFLEALKYGTPPHLGIALGLDRLIMLMAQTDNIREVIAFPKTQKASDLMNQCPSPVAEDQLRDLHLSVTDDTA, from the coding sequence ATGTTTGATTATCGACGCACACACAACTGTGGAACTTTAAGAAAAAGCGATGTAGAAAGGAGTGTCACCCTTTCGGGATGGGTGCATAGAAGACGCGATCACGGAGGTTTGATATTCATTGATCTTCGCGACCGATTCGGAATCACGCAGCTTGTTTTCAATCCGGAAACGCGGCCGGAGCTTTTTTCCAATGCTGAAAAATTACGATCGGAGTGGGTAATTTCCGTTAAGGGAACTGTCATTCCCCGTGCAGAAGGGATGGCTAATCCCAGGCTGGAAACCGGAGAGATTGAAGTGGACATCCATGAGATGGAAGTCCTCTCTAAAGCTAACACGCCGCCATTTTCTATTTGCGATGATTTTATCGAAGCCAATGAAGAGATTCGACTGAAATACCGCTATTTGGATATCCGAAGAGGTAAAATCAAAGATCATCTTGTTTTACGACACAAAGTCATGCAAACGGTGCGAAATGTCTTAAATTGTCAGGAGTTTATTGAAATTTCCACTCCAATTTTGGGGAAATCAACGCCGGAAGGAGCAAGAGACTATCTCGTCCCGTCACGCATCCATCCAGGGACTTTTTACGCCTTGCCGCAATCTCCTCAGCTATTTAAGCAGCTTCTCATGGTTGCAGGCATGGATCGCTATTTCCAAATCGCTCCCTGCTTCCGCGACGAAGACTTAAGAGCTGATCGCCAACCTGAATTCACACAGATCGATATCGAAATGAGTTTCGGCACTCCTGAGGATCTTTTGAATATTATCGAAGAAATGGTAAAAAAAATCTTCAAAGATTGTCTAGGCCTTGAAATCAAGATCCCTTTCCGTAGACTGCCGTACAAGGATTGCATGGACAGGTTTGGCACAGACAGGCCTGATACCCGTTTTGGAATGGAGTTGTCGACAATCAACGACATAGCAAAACGTTCCGAATTTTCCGTCTTCAAAAACCAGCTAGATAACGGAGGAACCATCAAGGCGATCTGCGTCAAAGGCGGAGCGGAAATTTCTCGACGGGAAATCGAACAGTACACAAATTTTGTCGGCAGATTGGGAATCAAAGGTCTTGCTTGGATGAAAATGCAAGAAGGCGCCTTAGCTTCCAACATCGTCAAATTCTTTTCTCCCGAGCTTCAAAAGGAGCTAATCGAGCGGCTTCAAGTTGACGAAGGAGACCTTATTTTTATGATCGGTGATTCCGTTGAGCTTGTTAACCAAGGACTTGACCATCTTAGAAGAAAAATTGCTCAGGATAGAAAACTTGCCGCCGATGATCACCTTGATTTTCTTTGGGTCACCGACTTCCCTCTATTTGGAAAAGATGCTGAAACAGGGCGGCTGGAAAGTCTCCATCATCCATTCACCTCTCCTCATGTTGAAGACATGCATCTGTTAGATTCCGACCCGCTGCATGTGCGCTCCTATGGTTACGACCTTGTCTTAAACGGCTACGAGATTGGAGGAGGATCGCAACGTATTCATGACCAGAGTTTGCAAAAGAAAATTTTCGATCTGCTTCAAATCACTCCGGAAGAGCAAAACGAGAAATTTGGATTCTTCCTGGAAGCGCTGAAATATGGAACTCCTCCGCATCTAGGCATTGCACTTGGATTGGACCGCCTCATCATGCTGATGGCGCAAACGGACAATATTCGTGAAGTGATCGCTTTTCCAAAAACGCAAAAAGCAAGTGATTTGATGAACCAGTGCCCCAGCCCTGTGGCGGAGGATCAGCTCAGAGACCTTCATCTTTCTGTTACAGATGATACTGCCTAA
- a CDS encoding FKBP-type peptidyl-prolyl cis-trans isomerase, whose amino-acid sequence MDFRKTSIILFLLCISPLAAQENSTQPSMQFVDAEKNDPEELKKLSKAFGHFIGRNLDNPGFSFDIEMVISGIRDGAAGKPAPMSDKEYEQLLQVYQAKAYLALSDENLRKATDFLAGNKLKNNVIEIEPGKLQYEILKEGSGETVKEDSSPSIHYTGKFLDGQVFGSTEQAGEPVTLSLQQTIPGFKQGIVGMKEGEKRRLYVHPDLGYGTQGPLPPNSLLIFDIEIVKADTPEDDDAMLQEEDDDQLP is encoded by the coding sequence ATGGATTTTCGAAAAACGAGCATCATCCTATTTTTGCTTTGCATAAGTCCGCTTGCAGCTCAAGAAAACAGCACACAGCCGTCAATGCAATTTGTTGACGCAGAGAAAAACGATCCCGAAGAGCTCAAAAAGCTCTCAAAAGCTTTTGGTCATTTTATTGGACGAAATCTTGACAACCCAGGTTTTAGCTTCGATATCGAAATGGTGATCTCGGGAATTCGAGATGGCGCCGCAGGCAAACCTGCTCCAATGTCAGACAAGGAATATGAACAACTTCTGCAAGTTTATCAGGCAAAAGCGTACCTCGCCCTATCTGATGAAAACTTGCGAAAAGCCACTGATTTTTTAGCAGGAAACAAGCTCAAAAACAACGTGATAGAAATTGAGCCTGGGAAACTGCAATATGAAATCCTCAAAGAAGGTTCCGGTGAAACAGTCAAAGAGGATAGCTCTCCAAGCATTCATTACACCGGTAAATTCCTCGACGGACAAGTTTTCGGCTCAACAGAGCAAGCCGGCGAACCTGTCACCCTTTCTTTACAGCAAACGATCCCTGGATTCAAACAAGGAATTGTCGGCATGAAAGAGGGAGAGAAACGCCGCCTTTACGTCCACCCAGATCTTGGGTACGGCACACAAGGCCCGTTGCCGCCAAATTCACTTTTAATCTTTGATATCGAAATTGTAAAAGCAGACACTCCTGAAGATGACGATGCCATGCTTCAAGAAGAGGATGACGATCAACTCCCCTAA
- the trxA gene encoding thioredoxin, protein MSGQIAHFNDDNFDSEITEGLTLVDFYADWCGPCRMMEPIIEELAAEFSGTAKIGKLDIEASQKTTSVYNVTSIPTMILFKDGNEVKRIVGVKDKDSLKEMISAEMSI, encoded by the coding sequence ATGTCCGGTCAAATCGCACATTTTAATGATGATAATTTTGATAGTGAAATCACAGAAGGCTTAACGCTTGTAGATTTTTATGCTGATTGGTGTGGGCCATGCCGCATGATGGAGCCGATTATTGAGGAATTGGCTGCAGAGTTTTCAGGCACAGCAAAAATTGGCAAACTTGATATTGAAGCTTCTCAAAAGACGACATCTGTGTACAATGTGACTTCTATTCCTACTATGATCCTCTTTAAAGACGGAAATGAAGTGAAGAGAATCGTTGGTGTCAAAGACAAAGACTCTCTCAAAGAGATGATTTCGGCAGAGATGTCTATTTAG
- a CDS encoding rhodanese-related sulfurtransferase, whose product MNPYRVLAFYHIVPLENPHNEVLRHKIFFKGREITSRIYISEQGINAQMCASIQDAEDYISWLQENPLLKDASIKIDEWHEQVFPRQTVKYRKNLVACDQSIDFSKRGEHISPEIWKEMLESDEEFCLIDVRNDYESKIGHFEGAELPPCKDFREFEKYADELDRRHGSEKPPVMMYCTGGIRCELYSSILKEKGYDKVYQLEGGVINYGHKVGNKHWQGKLFVFDDRLTVPVGDEETPPISHCQFCSKLSDHYYNCANMDCNTLFISCSECIKTYMGCCQKSCQNADHVRPYHQQNPHKPFRRKHFYEKVSCSCSKAQSGDIPSDH is encoded by the coding sequence ATGAATCCATACCGCGTATTAGCTTTTTATCATATTGTTCCTTTGGAAAATCCCCATAATGAAGTTTTACGCCACAAGATTTTTTTTAAGGGAAGAGAGATCACTTCCCGGATCTATATCTCTGAACAAGGGATCAATGCTCAGATGTGCGCTTCGATTCAAGACGCAGAGGACTACATTTCCTGGCTGCAAGAAAATCCCCTTCTTAAGGATGCCTCTATTAAAATCGACGAATGGCATGAGCAGGTTTTCCCTAGGCAAACTGTAAAATACAGGAAAAATTTGGTTGCATGCGACCAATCGATCGACTTTTCCAAAAGAGGCGAACACATCTCTCCAGAAATTTGGAAAGAGATGCTTGAAAGTGATGAGGAATTTTGCCTGATCGATGTACGCAATGACTACGAATCAAAAATCGGACATTTCGAAGGGGCAGAGCTTCCTCCCTGCAAAGACTTTCGAGAATTTGAAAAATATGCCGACGAGCTAGATCGGCGGCACGGGAGTGAGAAACCTCCTGTGATGATGTACTGCACAGGAGGGATTCGTTGCGAGCTTTACTCCTCCATCCTTAAAGAGAAAGGATATGACAAGGTGTACCAGCTTGAAGGCGGCGTGATCAATTATGGCCATAAAGTGGGCAACAAGCATTGGCAAGGAAAGCTTTTCGTCTTCGACGATCGACTAACTGTTCCCGTTGGGGACGAGGAAACCCCTCCTATCTCCCATTGCCAATTTTGTTCCAAACTTTCTGATCACTACTACAATTGCGCAAACATGGACTGCAACACGCTTTTTATCAGCTGCTCCGAATGTATCAAAACTTACATGGGATGTTGCCAAAAGTCATGCCAGAATGCTGATCATGTAAGGCCTTATCATCAACAAAACCCTCACAAGCCCTTTCGCCGAAAGCATTTTTATGAGAAAGTTAGCTGCTCGTGCTCCAAGGCTCAAAGTGGCGACATACCCTCAGACCACTAA